The following proteins are encoded in a genomic region of Gemmatimonadota bacterium:
- a CDS encoding RidA family protein, giving the protein MNARLLVLPLLVVGACSRATPTPAPAPSPASVTENGVTWHLPYGKPTRPFSPAVQVGNLLFLAGQIGTSASAQGGVVPGGIQAETRQTMENIKDVLEKSGSSLDRVVKCTVFMADMREWDAMNEIYTTFFPRNKPARSALGANGLALGARVEIECIAAVP; this is encoded by the coding sequence ATGAACGCTCGACTGCTGGTTCTCCCGCTGCTCGTGGTTGGGGCATGCTCGCGCGCCACGCCGACGCCTGCCCCCGCGCCGTCGCCCGCCTCCGTGACCGAGAACGGGGTCACCTGGCACCTCCCCTACGGCAAGCCGACGCGCCCCTTCTCGCCGGCGGTGCAGGTCGGCAACCTCCTCTTCCTGGCCGGGCAGATCGGGACCTCGGCCAGCGCGCAGGGGGGTGTCGTACCCGGCGGGATCCAGGCCGAGACTCGGCAAACCATGGAGAACATCAAGGACGTGCTGGAGAAGAGCGGATCCTCGCTCGACCGCGTGGTGAAGTGCACCGTCTTCATGGCCGACATGCGCGAGTGGGATGCGATGAACGAGATCTACACGACCTTCTTCCCGCGCAACAAGCCGGCGCGCAGCGCGCTCGGGGCGAACGGGCTGGCCCTCGGCGCCCGGGTGGAGATCGAGTGCATCGCGGCGGTGCCGTGA
- a CDS encoding aromatic ring-hydroxylating dioxygenase subunit alpha, translated as MPFSFNLDVSHASTIPARLYNDPVYLELEVGKIFAKTWQLVGRTEQLAESGSYLTAEIANESIVIVRDGEVLRGFHNVCLHRAGPVATGCGRRQSMQCKYHGWTYSLQGALVRAPGMEGTANFSPGDFQLLPVQVATWGPLVFANLDLKAPPLAHFIEDIPQQCERFHAERMRYVMSREWTIHCNWKVYVDNYLEGYHVSVVHPGLHKELDVDRYVVEPHRYYSRQYAPLRPLAAHAADRKYIPRAGDDEAHYYWIYPNWMLNIYQGQMQTNIVLPIDHNTTRVRFDWYAVNPPADNDPDWARITDFSFEIQDEDIAICEAVQRNLRSRIYDRGRYSATRENGVHHFHSLLHESLT; from the coding sequence ATGCCCTTTTCGTTCAACCTCGACGTCTCCCACGCCTCCACGATCCCGGCGAGGCTGTACAACGATCCGGTCTACCTCGAGCTCGAGGTGGGGAAGATCTTCGCGAAGACGTGGCAGCTCGTGGGGCGGACGGAGCAGCTGGCGGAGAGCGGTTCGTACCTCACCGCGGAGATCGCCAACGAGTCGATCGTGATCGTGCGCGATGGCGAGGTCTTGCGCGGCTTTCACAACGTCTGCCTGCATCGCGCGGGTCCGGTCGCGACCGGGTGCGGTCGACGACAAAGCATGCAGTGCAAGTATCACGGGTGGACCTACAGCCTCCAGGGGGCGCTGGTCCGTGCGCCCGGCATGGAAGGGACCGCCAACTTTTCCCCCGGCGACTTCCAGCTGCTCCCGGTGCAGGTCGCCACGTGGGGCCCCCTCGTCTTCGCCAACCTCGACCTCAAGGCGCCGCCGCTCGCGCACTTCATCGAGGACATTCCGCAGCAGTGCGAGCGCTTCCACGCCGAGCGCATGCGCTACGTCATGTCGCGGGAGTGGACGATCCACTGCAACTGGAAGGTCTACGTCGACAACTACCTCGAGGGGTATCACGTGTCGGTCGTGCACCCCGGGCTGCACAAGGAGCTCGATGTGGACCGGTACGTCGTCGAGCCGCATCGGTACTACTCGCGCCAGTACGCGCCGCTGCGCCCCCTCGCGGCGCACGCGGCCGACCGCAAGTACATCCCGCGCGCCGGTGACGATGAGGCGCATTACTACTGGATCTATCCCAACTGGATGCTCAACATCTACCAGGGGCAGATGCAGACCAACATCGTCCTCCCCATCGACCACAACACGACGCGCGTCCGCTTCGACTGGTACGCGGTGAACCCGCCGGCCGACAACGACCCGGATTGGGCGCGCATCACCGACTTCAGCTTCGAGATCCAGGACGAGGACATCGCGATCTGCGAAGCCGTGCAGCGCAACCTGCGATCGCGCATCTACGATCGCGGGCGCTACTCGGCGACCAGGGAAAATGGCGTGCACCATTTTCATTCGCTGCTGCACGAGTCGCTGACGTGA
- a CDS encoding penicillin acylase family protein, whose translation MAAHRGWILAGVTALAASGAVAWRGRAVEERRLQVPGLTASVEVRRDRWGVPHIYAKNTHDLFFAQGFVVAQDRLFQMEMWRRAGEGRLAEVLGPSAVDRDRFARTFKYRGDMKKEWAAYAPDAKAIVTAFVSGVNAYIAQAGDSLPPEFGMLGFRPEPWSIEVPLSRATGLSGVSNGSSEVLRAQLVAKLGAKRVEALLPVDPVRALDPAPGLDLAGIGAASLGGFGSAFADVAYNRIEGSNNWTVSGRKTATGRPILANDPHRVITNPAVRYLTHLVAPGWNVIGAGEPASPGVSIGHNDRIAFGLTVVGMDQQDVYVETLGACPARPGGPPQQQRATAAASSPNQSVPHRTESSLDCYRHKGAWRHVQSITDTIRVKGEAPRVVTLRYTVHGPIVSVDTARRRAFAIRSVHAEPGTASYLASLSLNRARNWPQFQAAMTRWLMPSENMIYADVDGNIGWVAGGLMPTRSWSGLLPVPGEGSHEWSGFVPGMQLPRAFNPAEGYIATANHNILPDSYPIPLSYEWASRYRIDRVHEVLRQPRKFTVDDFRQLQHDDHSKLAEALVPSLTAAANRWGVSGRADVRLLADWNLRMSRDQVAPTLFAAWAPAVYRRAIAAQLPDDRETSAALALRPEYQWLERTLATSATPASDSLLLGALDDAVADLTRRFGADRAAWRYGDVHLAVFRHPLSSRYDLPSASRGGDGNTVYATGGRDFKQTAGASFREIIDLGDFDRSVVTNVPGQSADPRSAHYGDLLPLWGKDDYFPLVYSRKRVEQETEQVLWLQPQRRATR comes from the coding sequence ATGGCGGCACATCGCGGATGGATCCTCGCTGGCGTGACAGCGCTGGCAGCCTCGGGGGCGGTCGCCTGGCGCGGGCGTGCGGTGGAGGAGCGGCGTCTGCAGGTGCCGGGGCTCACGGCCTCCGTGGAAGTGCGCCGCGATCGGTGGGGGGTGCCGCACATCTACGCGAAGAACACGCACGACCTCTTCTTCGCGCAGGGATTCGTCGTGGCGCAGGATCGCCTCTTCCAGATGGAGATGTGGCGGCGAGCGGGCGAAGGTCGGCTGGCGGAGGTCCTGGGGCCCTCGGCGGTGGATCGTGATCGCTTCGCGCGCACCTTCAAGTACCGCGGCGACATGAAGAAGGAGTGGGCGGCCTACGCGCCCGACGCCAAGGCGATCGTCACCGCCTTCGTGAGCGGGGTGAACGCGTACATCGCGCAGGCCGGCGACTCGCTCCCGCCCGAGTTCGGGATGCTCGGCTTTCGCCCAGAGCCGTGGAGCATCGAGGTGCCGCTGTCTCGTGCCACCGGGCTTTCCGGCGTCTCGAACGGGTCGTCGGAGGTGCTCCGTGCGCAGCTGGTCGCCAAGCTCGGGGCCAAGCGGGTCGAGGCACTCCTCCCGGTCGATCCGGTGCGCGCACTCGACCCGGCGCCGGGGCTCGACCTGGCCGGGATCGGTGCCGCATCGTTAGGTGGCTTCGGGTCGGCCTTTGCCGACGTGGCGTACAACCGCATCGAAGGGTCGAACAACTGGACCGTCAGCGGGCGCAAGACTGCCACCGGGCGGCCGATCCTCGCCAACGATCCGCACCGCGTCATCACGAACCCGGCGGTGCGATACCTCACCCACCTGGTGGCACCGGGGTGGAACGTGATCGGGGCAGGGGAGCCGGCGAGCCCGGGGGTGTCGATCGGGCACAATGACCGCATCGCCTTCGGGCTGACGGTGGTGGGGATGGACCAGCAGGACGTGTACGTGGAGACGTTAGGCGCCTGCCCGGCGCGACCGGGGGGCCCCCCCCAACAACAACGTGCCACCGCCGCCGCGTCCTCGCCAAACCAATCGGTTCCCCACCGGACCGAATCCTCGCTCGACTGCTACCGCCACAAGGGCGCCTGGCGCCATGTGCAGTCCATCACCGACACGATTCGCGTGAAGGGGGAGGCGCCGCGCGTCGTCACCCTGCGCTACACCGTGCACGGCCCCATCGTCTCCGTCGACACCGCGCGCCGGCGCGCCTTCGCCATCCGCTCGGTGCACGCCGAGCCGGGGACCGCCTCCTACCTCGCCTCACTCTCGCTCAACCGTGCGCGCAACTGGCCGCAGTTCCAGGCGGCGATGACGCGCTGGCTCATGCCGAGCGAGAACATGATCTACGCCGACGTCGACGGGAACATCGGGTGGGTGGCCGGCGGACTCATGCCCACGCGCAGCTGGTCCGGGCTCCTCCCGGTCCCCGGCGAAGGGAGCCACGAGTGGTCGGGCTTCGTCCCCGGGATGCAGCTGCCGCGCGCCTTCAATCCGGCCGAGGGCTACATCGCCACGGCGAACCACAACATTCTCCCCGACAGCTACCCCATCCCGCTCTCGTACGAGTGGGCCTCGCGCTATCGCATCGATCGCGTGCACGAGGTCCTGCGCCAGCCGCGCAAGTTCACCGTCGACGATTTCCGGCAGTTGCAACACGACGACCACTCCAAGCTGGCCGAGGCGCTCGTTCCTTCGCTCACGGCGGCGGCGAACCGGTGGGGGGTCTCGGGACGAGCGGACGTGAGGCTCCTGGCCGACTGGAACCTGCGCATGTCGCGCGACCAGGTGGCCCCGACGCTCTTCGCCGCGTGGGCCCCGGCCGTCTACCGCCGAGCGATCGCGGCCCAGCTCCCCGACGATCGGGAGACGAGCGCGGCGCTCGCGCTGCGCCCCGAGTACCAGTGGCTGGAACGAACGCTGGCCACGTCGGCGACCCCGGCCAGCGACTCCCTCCTCCTCGGCGCGCTCGACGACGCCGTCGCCGACCTCACGCGCCGCTTTGGGGCCGACCGCGCCGCCTGGCGGTACGGCGACGTGCACCTGGCGGTCTTCCGCCATCCGCTCTCCTCGCGCTACGACCTCCCGTCGGCCTCCCGCGGTGGCGACGGGAACACGGTCTACGCGACCGGCGGGCGCGACTTCAAGCAGACCGCTGGCGCGTCCTTCCGCGAAATCATCGACCTGGGCGACTTCGACCGCTCCGTCGTGACCAACGTCCCGGGCCAGTCCGCGGATCCGCGCAGCGCGCACTACGGCGACCTGTTGCCGCTGTGGGGCAAGGATGACTATTTCCCCCTCGTCTACAGCCGCAAGCGTGTCGAGCAGGAAACCGAGCAGGTCCTCTGGCTGCAACCACAACGCCGGGCGACGCGATGA
- the lepB gene encoding signal peptidase I, translating to MSAKKSSKPNNVVAQSRKKSSGSSFSKSALWENVKGIGGAILLFFFIRAFFFEAYRIPSGSMIPSMLVGDWLFVNKLRFGPHVPFSNVNLPGYAEPARYDIAVFVSPPQVDQPWDPTPTLVKRIVGMPGDTLHMRDAKLFVNGIEQRQGYGASSEAGDPNEVSPLFDWQKEIALTASRFGAAPAQPTHDYWGPLVVPQGHYFMMGDNRYNSKDSRYWGVVPRENFRGRPLFVYYSWNAESDRPLAFITAIRWGRIGHWIK from the coding sequence ATGAGCGCCAAGAAGTCATCCAAGCCCAACAACGTCGTCGCCCAGTCACGCAAGAAGTCGAGCGGCTCGTCGTTCTCGAAGAGCGCACTGTGGGAGAATGTGAAGGGGATCGGCGGTGCGATCCTGCTCTTCTTCTTCATCCGCGCCTTCTTCTTCGAGGCGTATCGCATCCCCTCGGGGAGCATGATCCCGTCGATGCTCGTGGGGGACTGGCTCTTCGTCAACAAGCTGCGCTTCGGTCCGCACGTCCCCTTCAGCAACGTGAACCTTCCCGGCTACGCCGAGCCGGCGCGCTACGACATCGCGGTCTTTGTGTCGCCGCCTCAAGTCGACCAGCCGTGGGATCCCACGCCGACGCTGGTCAAGCGCATCGTGGGGATGCCGGGTGACACGCTGCACATGCGCGACGCGAAACTCTTCGTGAACGGGATCGAGCAGCGGCAGGGCTATGGTGCGTCGTCGGAGGCGGGCGATCCCAACGAGGTGAGTCCGCTCTTCGATTGGCAGAAGGAGATCGCACTCACCGCCTCGCGCTTCGGCGCGGCACCGGCGCAGCCGACGCACGACTACTGGGGACCGCTCGTGGTGCCGCAGGGGCACTACTTCATGATGGGCGACAACCGCTACAACTCGAAGGACTCGCGCTACTGGGGCGTCGTGCCGCGCGAGAACTTTCGTGGGCGCCCGCTCTTCGTGTACTACTCGTGGAACGCCGAGAGCGATCGCCCGCTCGCGTTCATCACGGCGATTCGGTGGGGGCGGATCGGACACTGGATCAAGTAA
- a CDS encoding SWIB/MDM2 domain-containing protein, with product MAAKKKAAAKKAAPKKAAPKKAAAKKAPAKKAAAKKPAAKRKPNPAFMAPMTPTTELAAVIGPKPRPRSQVAKDLWGYIHKNGLQDSKNKRNINADEALKKVFGGKKTVSMFEMTALVNKHLKK from the coding sequence ATGGCCGCTAAGAAGAAGGCCGCTGCGAAGAAGGCCGCGCCGAAGAAGGCTGCTCCGAAGAAGGCTGCCGCCAAGAAGGCGCCTGCGAAGAAGGCTGCTGCAAAGAAGCCCGCTGCGAAGCGGAAGCCGAATCCGGCGTTCATGGCGCCGATGACGCCGACCACGGAGCTCGCGGCGGTGATCGGCCCGAAGCCGCGTCCGCGTTCCCAGGTTGCCAAGGACCTGTGGGGCTATATCCACAAGAACGGCCTGCAGGACTCGAAGAACAAGCGCAACATCAACGCCGACGAGGCGCTGAAGAAGGTGTTCGGTGGCAAGAAGACCGTCTCGATGTTCGAGATGACGGCGCTCGTCAACAAGCACCTCAAGAAGTAA